Part of the Alicyclobacillus vulcanalis genome is shown below.
CGAGCGCGGTGCCTCGACCGCGGTGTTCGTCATCATCTCCACATCCGAGTTCACAGAATCCCCCTCCAGCTTCTCTTGTCTTCTTTTTGTGTCTCTGACTCCGTCTCACCACGCGCCCGACGCCAGTTGATCGCCGAGCCACTGCAAAAGGCTGTTTCGCCCCTGGGGCGTGGCGGCCGCCTTCACCATGGGCGCCATGGCAAGCGCCTGTTCGCCAGCTTCAGCCAAGAGGCGCTGACCGAGCACGGTCGGATGGACATCGTGGGGCAGGATGTCCTGGGACGGCTGGGTCAGCGCGTCGTAAGCGTCGGCGACGGGATCGCCCGCAGGCAGAGCGTCGGCCGCGATGGCCGCATTGGCCGCGACAATGGCTGCTTCTGCCGTCTGATGCAGCCACTTGTCGGAGGCGGGAAAAGGATTGTAGAGATCATAGACAATGACGGTCGCCCGCGGGTTGTCCTGGTGAAGCATGCGCAAGATGGACGCGAGGTTCTTCTGCACGTCCTGGATGCCCGCCGCCAGCTCGGAGGAGAGCTGTTTTGCCTGGGCCGTCGTCGGTGTGACGCGCGCCCAGTCGGCGCCTGCGGGCAACATGGCCAGCGCCGGGAGCAGGAGGTCGTTGCTGCCGATGTCGACGGTGATGACCTGGGCCTGTGCCACGTCGGCCTGCATGGCGCGATCCGTCTCGAGCGCATGCAGCAAATCCGCGGACGTCCAACCAGGAACGCCGAGATCGAGGGCATGCAAGCCCTCCTGCTTCGCCATGAGATAGGGAAATGCGTACGGCGAAGGCTGACGAGGGTTGCCGAGATGGTAGCCATACGTAATCGAGTCGCCGAGGGCCACCAAAAGGCCCGGCGCTCGCTCATCCGAGGCGGCGCCAACTGCCGCGGTGCGCTCGCTTCGCTGCACGTCGTGGATGTCGTTCGCGACAGGGGACGAAAGCGCGAGATGCGCGACGCAACCTGCGGCGCAAAGGGCAGTCAACCAGGGTCCGAGCGGCAGCATGGTGTATGTTCGTTCCACCCTTCATCGTGATGACGATTCGGCTTGTGTTCCGGCTGCGAAGCGCCTATTGTTCATGATAGATCACCCTGGGCCGAGATGCTCGATCGCGACGTGATCGTCCGCGGCATCTGCGGCGCGAAAGGAGGACGAGCATGCGCCGGCAAGCGCTCGCCAGGCTTGGCATGGCGACGGTCGTGTGCATGTTGGAACTGGGGCTTTCGGGCTGTGGCGCGGCGCGTCCCTCCCCCGCGCACGCGGACCGCGCACACCGTCCGGCGTCGGGCGGTCAGGCATCCGTCGCCAGCACCAGCCGGCTCGCTTCCCAAGCCACCCTGGACGTCTCCGCGCTCGCGGCCATGCCGCGCATCGTGGACGCGCACTTGAATATGCTCACCGCCCACACCGGCTTTTTGTGGGGCTATCGCGGCGCGCGCTTTGTCATGTACCAGACAGCCGACGGCGGTCATACGTGGAAAGCTGCGCCTCTGCCGTCGCTCCCGAAAGACGAGATCGCCACGTATGGCCCGGGAGGCGCGCACGCCGTGGCGGCCGTGTTCGACTCCCCGAGCATGTGGTCGCTCGTTGCGCTGAGCGGGAACGCGGCGCACGTGTGGATCACCAAAGATGGAGGTCGCCACTGGCGCGCGGCGTCTCTATCGCTGCCCGCGGGAGCGGTGCAGTTCGCCGCTGGCCAATGGATGGCCGGCCGGCTTGGCTGGATGCTGTTTGAGGGCTCGGGATACGGCGGCGTAGCGGCCAAGTACCTGTATCGAACGGACAACGGCGGGAACAGTTGGCAACTGGTAGCCTCCTCCACGGGCGATCTCCCGCACAACGGCGTGCGCACGTGGATGAGCTTTGCGCCGAATGGCAAGACGGGCCTCATGGCCGTGGTGGACGACGTGGAAAAGACGGTCGACGTCGTCGAGACGAACGACGGCGGCCTGCACTGGCAGCCAACCTCGATCCACCTGCCGAGCGGGATCACCGCGCCCCCGTCCGTGGAACTGGCGGTCTCAGGGCCCGGCGAAGCGCTCGAGCTCGCCGTATCGGTCCAGCTGGGTTCCGCGTCTCAACTTTTGATTCTGAACGCTGTCTACGGATCGAACTGGGACGTGGCCGAGATCGGCGTGGACAACCTCGAGGCCATGTGCGCCTCGCCTGCGGGCGATCTCGGCGTGCTCGAAGACAAGTCCGGCCAACAGACCTGGCTGGTGAGCCCGGATGGCGGCCAGACCTGGTACTCGCAAGCGGCCACTGGCCTCCCGGCGAGCGTGGCGGACGCGGTCTCGCTGAGCCTATCCGCGCCGACGCCGAGCGCGCTGTTCCTGACAGCGCTCGACGCCCACCTCACGCCGAGTTTCTTCGCGTCTCTGGACGCCGGAGACACCTGGCAGCCGCTTGCATGACCCATCAGGCGATCTCGGCGTGAAACAGCCGCTGCATGTGCTCTAAGAAGATGTCTCCCAGTTGCGTGAACGTGGCACACCCTTGCCTGTGCACCACGGCATGCAGCCCCTCGTCGTACGCGCCCGCCACCGTCAGAAAGTCGCAGATATCGGTGCACACGCCGCAGACGTGGACGGTTTCGACCCCTCGCGCGCGGAGGCGCTCGCCGAGGCCGGTCCCGTGAAACGCGTTGTAGCTTCGCTTCGGGACGTACCAGACGTTGGCGTCGCCCTCGTGGCGCTCGTACCATGAGGCGAGATCGCCATACAACTTCTGCCCCCAGGTGCCCCGCACGTTGTGCGGCGGCCAGTCGCGAAAATGGCGGTCGTCGGGATCGTGCTCGTCCATGCAGATGGCGACAATGCCGCCCGACGCGAGCATGCGGTCTGCGAGGGACACAATGTAGGGGACGATGGCCTGGGCGGGCTTGCCCACGGTCAACGTACCCTCGTCGTGCACAAAGTCGTTCGACATATCGACGACAAGCAGCGCTTCGCCCATGCGAACAGCCCCCTTTGCCCCTTATTGTACCAGCCCATGGATGCGGGCGTCACGCACCTTGCAGAATGCCCTTCGTGTTTTGTACCATCGAGCGAGAAATGAGGGAGACAAGATGCGCTTTCGCACCGGGCATCGCCTGGAGAAATGGCTCGAGGTTGGCCATGAGCATCTGTTTGACGCGTATCGAGGCGATCCGCTCGCTTGGTATCAAGCCCTGCAAGAGCCTATCGCGCTCGAGATGGGTTGTGGCCGCGGCGGCTTCATTCGACAAATGGCCCGCCTGCACCCTGAGATGCGCTTCGTCGGGATCGACCGCGTGTTGCCGGTCGCCGCGAAGGCGGCCTACGGGGCAGCCGTGGACGGACTCGCGAACCTCGGGTTCGTCGTCGGCGACGTGGAACAGTTTGGACCGTTGTGGACCGAGCCCAAAGTCGCGTGGATGTATCTCAACTTTTCCGATCCATGGCCGAAAAAGCGCCACCACAAGCGCCGCCTGACGGCGCCAGACAAGCTCGCGTGGTACGCGCGCTGGATGCTTCCCGAGGCGTGGCTTGAGCAGAAGACGGACAACCGAGAGTTTTTCGAGTGGTCGGTGGAGTCGTTCCGGACGAGTGGCTGGGAGATTGCCGAGATCGATCGCGGCTTTGCCCCGGGCACGCCTGGGCCAACGCTGTCCGGCAAGTACGTCCAGACGGAGTACGAGGCGAAGTTCCGACAGCAGGGGCAGCCCATTTACTACTTGCTGGCGCGGCCTGGGCGCTGAGCTCGGCTGGGCCGCCGCTCGGGCCACCGCTCGGCCAGGCGGCGGTCGGCCGCAAGGCGAGCCCGCGCCTTGTGGCGTATGCACGGATGGATCGAAAGCGCATTCGTGAGGAGGAGACCTGATGAAGTACCGCAAACTTGGAGATCTCCAGGTGAGTGAGATCAGCTTCGGCACCTGGGCCATCGGCGGCGCGTGGGGCCGCGTGGACGAGCGCGATGCCCTCGACGGCCTCGCGGCGGCCATCGACGCAGGGGTGAACTTCTTTGACACGGCCGACGTGTACGGCGACGGCCGAAGTGAAGAGCTGCTGGCCAAAGCGACTGAAAGCCGAAAGCACGACATCTATATCGCCACGAAGTTCTGCCGAGCCGGTGACATTCACGATCCCGCGACCTACAGCGAACCGTCCGTTCGCCGGTATCTCGAGGGCAGTCTGCGCAGGCCGCGCCGTGATTTCGTGGATCTTTATCAAATTCACTGCCCGCCGATCGACATTCTGCGCGACGGCGCCGTCTTCGAGGTGCTCGGCAAGCTCCAAGCGGAAGGCAAAATTCGATACTACGGCGTGAGCGTCGAAACCGTGGAAGAGGGGCTCCTCTGCCTTCGCGACCCCGGTGTGCGCGCACTGCAAGTCATTTACAATGTTTTTCGGCAAAAGCCTGAGGAAGAACTCCTGCCGAAAGCCCAAGCCCAAGGCGTGGGGATTTTGGCGCGGCTCCCCCTCGCCAGCGGGCTTCTGACCGGGAAGTTCACCCCAGACCATCGGTTCGAGCCGGATGATCACCGCTCGTTTAACGAGAACGGCGAGCAGTTCAACGTCGGAGAGACGTTCGCCGGCCTGGGCTTCGCCAAGGGCGTGGAGCTGGCAGACAAGCTGCGCTGGATCGGCGAGGGCCGGGGCAACATGACACGCGCTGCGCTTCGTTGGATCCTGGACAACGAAGCGGTGACGTGCGCCATTCCGGGCTTCAAAAACCGCCGCCAGGTCGAAGACAATCTCGCCGCGATCGACGTACCCTCGTTCTCCGCTGAAGAGCGGGCGCGCCTGCGCCGCTTCTATGAAGACGAGGTGCTGCCGCACATCCGCGGCGCCTACTGAATCGCCGCAAACGCGAAGCCCCGCGCAGCCTGCCCGTGCGCGGGGCTTTTCTCGCGAGGCCCTTCTCTCCCTCACGCGTCAAAAGCTCGTGCGGATGGCCGCGAGCTTTCGCTCCATCATGTCGTACATCGCGTACAGCACGCCCTCACGACCCACGCCGCTTTCTTTCACACCGCCGTATGGCATGTGATCCACGCGGTAGGTCGGCACCTGATTGATCAGCACTGCGCCCGCCTGCACGGCGTCGATGGCGAGCATCGCGTGATCCAGCCGCCGCGTGAACACGCCGGCGTTGAGCCCGAACTTGCTCCGATTGGCGAGTTCCAGGCCTTTTTCGAAGCTGGAAACGCGCTCCACCAGCAGAATGGGCCCGAACGCTTCCTCCGTGCACAGCTTGGCGTCCAACGGCACGCCCGTGACCACCGTCGGCTCCATCCGGTTCCCCTCGATGCGCCCGCCCGTCAGCACCTGTGCACCGCGATCCACCGCCTCCTCGAGCCACGCCTTGAGCCTTGCGCCCGCCTGCTCGTTGATGAGCGCCGACACGTCCGTCGCCTCGTCCAGAGGATCGCCCAGCTTCAGCGCCTTCACGCCCTGCACGATGCGCGACACCAGCTCGTCATAGACGGCGTCGTGGATGTAGACGCGCTGGATGGAGATGCACA
Proteins encoded:
- a CDS encoding SGNH/GDSL hydrolase family protein, with product MERTYTMLPLGPWLTALCAAGCVAHLALSSPVANDIHDVQRSERTAAVGAASDERAPGLLVALGDSITYGYHLGNPRQPSPYAFPYLMAKQEGLHALDLGVPGWTSADLLHALETDRAMQADVAQAQVITVDIGSNDLLLPALAMLPAGADWARVTPTTAQAKQLSSELAAGIQDVQKNLASILRMLHQDNPRATVIVYDLYNPFPASDKWLHQTAEAAIVAANAAIAADALPAGDPVADAYDALTQPSQDILPHDVHPTVLGQRLLAEAGEQALAMAPMVKAAATPQGRNSLLQWLGDQLASGAW
- a CDS encoding WD40/YVTN/BNR-like repeat-containing protein; this encodes MRRQALARLGMATVVCMLELGLSGCGAARPSPAHADRAHRPASGGQASVASTSRLASQATLDVSALAAMPRIVDAHLNMLTAHTGFLWGYRGARFVMYQTADGGHTWKAAPLPSLPKDEIATYGPGGAHAVAAVFDSPSMWSLVALSGNAAHVWITKDGGRHWRAASLSLPAGAVQFAAGQWMAGRLGWMLFEGSGYGGVAAKYLYRTDNGGNSWQLVASSTGDLPHNGVRTWMSFAPNGKTGLMAVVDDVEKTVDVVETNDGGLHWQPTSIHLPSGITAPPSVELAVSGPGEALELAVSVQLGSASQLLILNAVYGSNWDVAEIGVDNLEAMCASPAGDLGVLEDKSGQQTWLVSPDGGQTWYSQAATGLPASVADAVSLSLSAPTPSALFLTALDAHLTPSFFASLDAGDTWQPLA
- a CDS encoding cysteine hydrolase family protein; this translates as MGEALLVVDMSNDFVHDEGTLTVGKPAQAIVPYIVSLADRMLASGGIVAICMDEHDPDDRHFRDWPPHNVRGTWGQKLYGDLASWYERHEGDANVWYVPKRSYNAFHGTGLGERLRARGVETVHVCGVCTDICDFLTVAGAYDEGLHAVVHRQGCATFTQLGDIFLEHMQRLFHAEIA
- the trmB gene encoding tRNA (guanosine(46)-N7)-methyltransferase TrmB → MRFRTGHRLEKWLEVGHEHLFDAYRGDPLAWYQALQEPIALEMGCGRGGFIRQMARLHPEMRFVGIDRVLPVAAKAAYGAAVDGLANLGFVVGDVEQFGPLWTEPKVAWMYLNFSDPWPKKRHHKRRLTAPDKLAWYARWMLPEAWLEQKTDNREFFEWSVESFRTSGWEIAEIDRGFAPGTPGPTLSGKYVQTEYEAKFRQQGQPIYYLLARPGR
- a CDS encoding aldo/keto reductase yields the protein MKYRKLGDLQVSEISFGTWAIGGAWGRVDERDALDGLAAAIDAGVNFFDTADVYGDGRSEELLAKATESRKHDIYIATKFCRAGDIHDPATYSEPSVRRYLEGSLRRPRRDFVDLYQIHCPPIDILRDGAVFEVLGKLQAEGKIRYYGVSVETVEEGLLCLRDPGVRALQVIYNVFRQKPEEELLPKAQAQGVGILARLPLASGLLTGKFTPDHRFEPDDHRSFNENGEQFNVGETFAGLGFAKGVELADKLRWIGEGRGNMTRAALRWILDNEAVTCAIPGFKNRRQVEDNLAAIDVPSFSAEERARLRRFYEDEVLPHIRGAY